The DNA sequence GCTCTCCATAAAAGCTACTTGATCCCTCAGATGGCATTGTTCTGTCGATAAACAGAAAGTTGTCTCCCCAGCTGTGCCCGCTGGTATGCTCTAGCGTCATTACCTGCATTTTACCATTTGGGGTAAATTCATAATCGGTACCGTAAAGATAACTTAGGCTAAAGTCACTCCACTGCATTTCGGCTGAAGCCGAACCGGCAATGACTAAACTAGATAATGCTAAAGAAGCTAACTTGATGCGTTTGTTCATTATTGTATTCCCTTACTGTGTAATAACTTTTTACTTGACCACTTGGTCAGTCGTTGGCTACGAAGCAATAACTTGGCCAAGTGGTCAAGAATGTCTTTTCGTTAAATATGGGATGACTATTTATTGTTTTATTTTAGGGGGTTATGTTGTCTTATTTAGTTTTGGCTGGTGAGTGGGGTTAATCTTCAGTGAGGACGTTAATGCACAATAAACATGCGCTGATGGATACATTTTCACCAATATAACCCTTTGTTTTAGTGTGGTTTTGGTCTTGGGAGGCATGATTATTTTGTTATAGATTGGTTTCGTGTCGCCCTAGCATCTGAACGTATCCGGCTTTGAGACAAAACGTGGAGGTTTTCGCCACTACGACCAGGGCGTATTTGATTGAAGTAAAGGTTTTATGCCGCAAAAGATTCGGCGCAAAGTAATGGGCATTACTCTGGAGGAGGGGTGTACTCCCTAGGCGTGACACCAAACCATCTCTTAAAAGCCTTGTGAAAACTGCTGCTGTCGCTAAAACCTAGGCTATAGCTAATTTCAAGAATAGTTAATTTTCCCGCTCTAATTAGCGTTGCTGCACGCTTTTTTCTGATCTGGTCAACGATAGCCACGAAGCTGGTCTTTTCTTGCTCTAGTCTGCGATACAACGTTTGGCGACTCATATGCAATTGCGCGCTGAGATCATCAACTCGAATAATATGGCCTTCAGTAAGATGCTCTCCGATTATCTCTGCTACCTGGTTTTTGATTTTTTGTGGGTGTTTAATGGTATCTAATGCCTCGGAGGCTGACTTAGCCATGACAGATTTTAGGTAACGGTTGCCAGTTGTTATGGGGTGTTCAAGCAATTTTGAGGAGAATGACAGCCGGTTTTGAGTGTCGTTAAAGCTTAAGTTTTCGCCAAAAATTGCGATGTATTTGTCTAGATAAGCGGGTTGCTTAAAAGTAAAACTAGCACTTTGGATGGAGAGATAGTCCGAGCTGAGCGCTCTAGCCCATGATACTAATGCGGCCATACTGCGTTCAATAGCTTGGTAGGGATAGCCCCTATTTTCGTCAATATAAAGCGTTAGTGAGCAGATTTTTTGATCATGTTCAATTTCCCAGCGTTCAGAGGCGTTCATCAAGGCAATGTTTTGTTGAAAAACATTCAACGCTTCTCCAAGGTTATCAGATTGGCTCACCCAACTGGCCAATAAACCTTTTGACTGAGGGTCAATCGTTTGGCCTAAAATTAGTCCGAAATCATCAGATGGGCTAAATTCTGCTAACAGATGCCACAGCGCTAATAGACGGGCCTCTGAAACACGAGCTAAGGGGTTTTGTGTATCTTCATGGTTTAGGTGTAAACGCAGGTACTGATCTTTGCCGATGGGAGGAAGCAATAGACACGCCTTGATCAAGTCCTTCATAGAGGCTACTGACACAGTGATAACAGTGCTCGGTTCAGTCATTAATGATACCAAGGGACAGCTCGTAGATACCGCGGGACATTTAGCCTCCTTAAATGTTTAGTTACAATAAAGCGCTTGAAGGTTTTATGAGAAACCAGCTTTTCAGTGCCATTATGCCTTGCTGTGTCATTTGTGAAAGCGTTAATCTACTTGCTCGAGTTAAGGCCTAGCAAGATAGGTTCAAGCTTAAGTAGCGGCGCTTTACTCAATCGGTATAACCAAGCTCCAAGTTAATGCGCCATAGTGCCAGATGACTTACTTAGAAAACAAAAAAAAGCATTTATAGACAGGGATAGTCATCAGTGAATTTTAGCATCTTAAATATCCAGTCCACCTTTGTGGAAAACACACTTAACTGGCTTACAGTTAGGCATCTAGGGAATTTATCAAACGCCACGCTAATCGCGATGTTGTTGTCTTCTTGTGGCGGTGGTGGAGGCGATGCAGAGACCGTGGTGGTTAGCCAAATCCCATATATAGAAAAAGCTTACTTTAGAGATAGAGACGCCACCATTGACCAGCTATCTGGCGCTATTCATATGAGCATTCGCAATGCTCAAGGGGAAGCGTTTACTGAAAATTTGGATGTCAGCGTATATTGGTTAGACCAACAAGCGCGGCCGGTGGGTGATCCGATACTCCAATTGGTATTAAACCATCCCTATAATGTGGCGCTGCCAAATAATACTTCGGTGCCGGAAGGTGTTAACAAATTATTATTGCTTATCAACAATGAAGACCCGCAATTGGCTAAGCAGGCTGTTGTAAAGTTTGATGATTTTAAAGGTAATGCAGAAGTTTCAGGTTCTGGCGGGAATGAAAAGGAAGCTTGGTACTATGGAGTAGATCGACCCAAAATACTTGCTTATAAATCGGCAGCTGCAGGGGGAACCTGCCAATATGATAATGGGCTGGTTGCTGTTTCAGATATGAACAATCGCAGGGACACAAATTGGGAAAGTGGGGTCTACTCGCCGGGACCTAATCAGGTGAATGAAGCGGCCTATCCGCCATACCAGTTCTTATGTGGTGAATCGCCAATCAATGAATATAAAGCAATATCTGACGAAATAGGCGTGTGGACATATTCAACATTGAATGACGCGATGTTTTACGGAACCTTTGTATATGACACTTTCCTTAAGCATTTGGGCGAGCCTCCGCTAGAAGACAAGATTCGTTTAAGAGTGCACTACGGTTACGAATTTATTGTTGATGCATTTTGGGACGGTACCTACGCCAGTTTTAGTGATGGTTATCCTAGTCAGTATTCTACCGCGTCACTCGACGTCATTGCCCATGAAGTGGCTCATGGCGTGTTGAGCCGAGTGTCTGCCTTAACACTATTTCCTAACCAATTGAGTGTTGATGGGAGAACTCTACACGAGGCCTTTTCTGACATATCAGGGGTGTTAATTAAGCATGAATTTCAATATGACGAAGCGGATCATCTTTGGATTCATGGTGCTGAATCTCATGGGGCAACCCGACGTTTAGATTCTATCACCACTGAATCTGCCGCAGTGGCTAGCTATTTTGACTACAGCGAGGCTGGTGACAACTATTACCTTCGTATTGGATTAATCACTTATCCGTTTTATTTGCTATCGAATCAATGGGGAGTGGCGTCTGCATATCAGGTGTTTTTACATGCAGCGAAGACTTGCTGGCAAGCCGATTCTACATTACCCGATGCCGCCAAATGTATTATTGAGTCAGCCGGAGAGCTAGGCCTGCCAACTCAAGACGTGGTTACGGCGTTTAAGGCAGTGAAAATAAAGTTATTTGAAGAAGGGGTGTTAAGTCACTTTACGCATAGTACCCATGGGCTTCAGAGCGAGTTCACGGATAATAGCCAAAGTACTAGCGTAGTGTCTCAATGGCAGTGGGAATTTGGTGATGGTTCAGTGTCTGGCGAACCTAATCCTGTTCACCAATTCGCTACTGCTGGAGATTACACGGTGATATTGAAGGTGCTTGATCAATCAGGTGACCAAGATACGTTCCAACGCATTGTCACTGTGACAAATGAATAAATGACCCTATTGCGTACTTCTTACGGTGTACTTGTTTAACAAAACAAAACAAAACAAAACTAAAAGGCAGTAGGACGATGAGCCAATGAAAGCATTTTTAATCAAACTCGCGTTGGGTAAAAGCCAATATTCAACGTGGTTTTTATTCGTTTTCTCTCTTATTGCTCCTTGCGCTGTTGTTGGCGATTGGCCTTGGTTAGACAACGTTGCGTGGGTGATGCTTATCATTCTGGTGTATTTATTTTTATTACTGGGCTTGTGGGTAAAGAAGAGGCTAAACAGAGCAAAACTTGGCCAGTAGCCATTGCCACCCTAGAGCGTTGTTATCTCAAACATCATACCTCTAACAAATCTGTTCGCTACTATGCGCCGGCTATTCAATGCCGTTTCTCAGTGGGGGGGAACGTGTATACAGGGACCGAATATGATTTTAGCGCTGATTACACTACGCGCGCCAAAGCGCAGGCTAAGCTTGATGAAATATCAGCCTTAAAGCAGTTAATGATTCGCTATAAGCCTAGTGACCCGTTTACCAATGTCTATAAACCGGGCATGCATGCAGTCCATTTCATCAGACAGCTGATAGGGTTTACAGCGGTATTAATATCTAGCCTGAGTATGTTAGGCATTATTCGTTATTGATTAGTTGGTGAAGCACTATTTCAGTTGTGCTTATGTTAGTTGTACTGATTAAGGCTGGAGGGAAAATATGTATATATGATGATTGCGTCCATCTCAGAAGAGTTATTGATAATCAAGGTCTCCAATATACTTTCGTTAAATCAAGACACGATTTATTTGTAGGTTTATCTGAAGAGAGGCCCACATAACTGTCTTTAACTCAAAAAATGGAAACAAATCATGAATAAAATGAAGTACCTTGCTTTGCTCGTTATGGGACCGACACTTGCTTTTGGGGGGCAGGAAAGCCATGTGAAAACTGAAGATATGACAAAAATAGATGTTCACGAGGAAATATACATTAGTAAAATAACCGATTTAACTACTCCGTTATCAAAGGCGAAGGGGTCATTTCCGCTTAATTTTACTCAAGATGTAACAGAAAAATTTAGTACCCCCAATTGGCAGTCGGCAGGGGACCACGGTGTTTTTGTAAATTTGAATATTCCAAAATTCATCAACGTGGATATCGCTATGCCCACCCATGATATTAGGAATCTGAAACGAGCGATTAATCCCGATTTAAAAGACATCACATTTACTCAGGAAGATGGCTCAGAAACCCCTAAACTAGAAGAATATTTGGGGAATGACTACAACAGAGTACAAGCTATAATTATGGCTCATAAAGGAAAAGTTGTGTTCGAAGCATACCCTGGTATGAACCCAAGCGATTTCCATGTCTGGATGTCTGCATCTAAAACCACGGTTGGAACCTTGTGTATTTTGCTAGAAAGTGAAGGCAAAATGGATCTTGATAAATCGATTACATTCTATGCGCCAGAGTTAAAAGGAACCGCATGGGACAAGGTATCCGTTAAAAATGCACTAAATATGGCCTCAGGTTTAGATCTTGAAGAAACAACTGCTGCTTTTTCTGATCCAAATAGTTGGATTGAGAAATTCTTCGCTTCTCTATTCTCTCAAAAAGAAGGTGGAGAATGGTTAGACGTCTTAAAAAATGTGCAAGCTATAGACGGTGAAGAGCCAGGAGAACGATTCCGTTATTCTACAGCGATTACTCAAGCTTTAACGATGGCCATTGAAGGCGCCACTGGCCAAACATATAAAGACGTATTCAACGAAAAAGTTTGGTCCAAGTTAGGTGTTCAAAATCAGTTTATGGTTGGTCTAACATCCGATGGTACTGCTGT is a window from the Agarivorans sp. TSD2052 genome containing:
- a CDS encoding DUF3592 domain-containing protein; this encodes MVRQRCVGDAYHSGVFIFITGLVGKEEAKQSKTWPVAIATLERCYLKHHTSNKSVRYYAPAIQCRFSVGGNVYTGTEYDFSADYTTRAKAQAKLDEISALKQLMIRYKPSDPFTNVYKPGMHAVHFIRQLIGFTAVLISSLSMLGIIRY
- a CDS encoding PKD domain-containing protein yields the protein MNFSILNIQSTFVENTLNWLTVRHLGNLSNATLIAMLLSSCGGGGGDAETVVVSQIPYIEKAYFRDRDATIDQLSGAIHMSIRNAQGEAFTENLDVSVYWLDQQARPVGDPILQLVLNHPYNVALPNNTSVPEGVNKLLLLINNEDPQLAKQAVVKFDDFKGNAEVSGSGGNEKEAWYYGVDRPKILAYKSAAAGGTCQYDNGLVAVSDMNNRRDTNWESGVYSPGPNQVNEAAYPPYQFLCGESPINEYKAISDEIGVWTYSTLNDAMFYGTFVYDTFLKHLGEPPLEDKIRLRVHYGYEFIVDAFWDGTYASFSDGYPSQYSTASLDVIAHEVAHGVLSRVSALTLFPNQLSVDGRTLHEAFSDISGVLIKHEFQYDEADHLWIHGAESHGATRRLDSITTESAAVASYFDYSEAGDNYYLRIGLITYPFYLLSNQWGVASAYQVFLHAAKTCWQADSTLPDAAKCIIESAGELGLPTQDVVTAFKAVKIKLFEEGVLSHFTHSTHGLQSEFTDNSQSTSVVSQWQWEFGDGSVSGEPNPVHQFATAGDYTVILKVLDQSGDQDTFQRIVTVTNE
- a CDS encoding serine hydrolase domain-containing protein, producing MNKMKYLALLVMGPTLAFGGQESHVKTEDMTKIDVHEEIYISKITDLTTPLSKAKGSFPLNFTQDVTEKFSTPNWQSAGDHGVFVNLNIPKFINVDIAMPTHDIRNLKRAINPDLKDITFTQEDGSETPKLEEYLGNDYNRVQAIIMAHKGKVVFEAYPGMNPSDFHVWMSASKTTVGTLCILLESEGKMDLDKSITFYAPELKGTAWDKVSVKNALNMASGLDLEETTAAFSDPNSWIEKFFASLFSQKEGGEWLDVLKNVQAIDGEEPGERFRYSTAITQALTMAIEGATGQTYKDVFNEKVWSKLGVQNQFMVGLTSDGTAVGGGLVNSTIEDALKYAMMFTPSWNVVSEQRVITPKVLERIRTLGDPAAYVGSEEEAYSLEWTGEKAERNSAQWDHIWADGGMFKHGNMHQGIYTDPERDFAAFVFSTSPNERSDKMPGYMRAVAKKVAGK
- a CDS encoding AraC family transcriptional regulator, with the protein product MKDLIKACLLLPPIGKDQYLRLHLNHEDTQNPLARVSEARLLALWHLLAEFSPSDDFGLILGQTIDPQSKGLLASWVSQSDNLGEALNVFQQNIALMNASERWEIEHDQKICSLTLYIDENRGYPYQAIERSMAALVSWARALSSDYLSIQSASFTFKQPAYLDKYIAIFGENLSFNDTQNRLSFSSKLLEHPITTGNRYLKSVMAKSASEALDTIKHPQKIKNQVAEIIGEHLTEGHIIRVDDLSAQLHMSRQTLYRRLEQEKTSFVAIVDQIRKKRAATLIRAGKLTILEISYSLGFSDSSSFHKAFKRWFGVTPREYTPPPE